TGTCATCTGGAAATATTATCTACTTTCAGACGAAAAATCAAAGGTAACGCAGGCTGGCGGCTCAGCGGCCGGTATGCACCTTGATCCGGATCGTCGCCACGTCCCATCCCCGGTTCTTGAGCCGCGTCACCAGCATCGGCGACAGCTGCCGCAGCTTGGCGGCCGCGGCGCTGCCCTTGACCAGCAGGCACCACACGTCGCCCTCGGCCGGCCCGGCCTGCACGGCGCCGCGCATGGCCGGCGGAATCAGCCCTTCCACGGCCTTGAGCCGCTCCGCGGTGTCGCGTGCGCGCGCCATCAGGCTGCCCAGGGTGGGCGCGCCTTCTGCAGCTTGCTGCAGCGAAATGGCGGGGGGAAGTCGGCGATACATCGGTAATCCAGGGGTTAGAAACAAGACAGCTAAAATGCCCGGTTTGCCGGCGTTCGCGCCGGAAAAAAGGCTGCTTGCTTTCATTGAAAGCGCGCCCAACTGCTTTCACCATATCTTAGGGAATCCGGTCGAAGTGCCTGCCGTATCAGGTGCCCGCCCATCTCCACCCATGGCAACCAACTTCCTGACCCAGATTTTCGGCAGTCGCAACGACCGGCTCCTCAAGCAGTATCGCAAGACGGTGGAACGCATCAATGCGCTCGAACCCGAATTCGAGAAGCTCAGCGACGATGCGCTGCGTGCCAAGACGCAGGAGTTCAAGGACCGCGTCACCAAGGGTGAATCGCTCGACGACCTGCTGCCGGAAGCCTTCGCCACGGTGCGCGAAGGCTCCAAGCGCGTCATGAAGATGCGCCACTTCGACGTTCAATTGCTCGGCGGCATGGCGCTGCACAACGGCAAGATCTCCGAAATGCGCACCGGCGAAGGCAAGACGCTGACCGCCACGCTGCCGGTGTACCTGAACGCGCTGTCCGGCCAGGGCGTGCACGTGGTCACAGTGAACGACTACCTGGCCAATCGCGACGCGACCTGGATGGGGCGCCTCTACAACTTCCTCGGTCTCTCGGTGGGCATCAACCTGCCGCAGATGCCGCGCGAGGAAAAGCAGGCCGCTTACCGCAGCGACATCACGTACGGCACGAACAACGAGTACGGCTTCGACTACCTGCGCGACAACATGGTCTACGAGCCCGGCGACCGGGTGCAGCGCGGCCTGAACTACGCCATCGTCGACGAAGTGGACTCGATCCTGATCGACGAGGCCCGCACCCCGCTGATCATCAGCGGCCAGGCCGAAGACCACACCGACCTCTACCTGGCCATCAACAAGGTGGTGCCGCTGCTCAAGAAGCAGGAAGGCGAAGCCGACCCGCGCACGGGCGAGGGCGTCACGGTGCCCGGCGACTTCACGGTCGACGAAAAGACCCACCAGGTGTTCCTGACCGAAGACGGCCACGAGAACGCCGAGCGCATCCTGGGCGAATTCAAGCTGCTGCCCGAGGGCGCCTCGCTCTACGACCCGGCCAACATCACGCTGATGCATCACCTGAATGCAGCGCTGCGTGCACGTCACCTCTACCACCGTGACCAGCACTATGTGGTGCAGCAGGGCGAAGTGGTGATCGTCGACGAATTCACCGGCCGCCTGATGACGGGCCGCCGCTGGAGCGATGGCCTGCACCAGGCCGTGGAAGCCAAGGAAGGCGTGGAGATCCAGGCCGAGAACCAGACGCTGGCTTCCATCACCTTCCAGAACTACTTCCGCCTGTACGGCAAGTTGGCCGGCATGACCGGCACGGCCGACACCGAGGCCTACGAATTCCAGGAAATCTACGGTCTCGAGACCACGATCATTCCGCCCAACCGCATCAGCAAGCGCGAAGACCAGCTCGACCGCGTCTACAAGACGACGCGCGAGAAGTACGAAGCGGCCATTCAAGATATCCGCGAGTGCTACGAGCGCGGCCAGCCGGTGCTGGTGGGCACCTCGTCCATCGAGAACTCCGAAATCATCGACGCGCTGCTCACCAAGGCGGACCTGCCGCACCAGGTGCTCAACGCCAAGCAGCACGCTCGCGAGGCCGACATCGTGGCGCAGGCCGGCCGCACGAAGATGATCACCATCGCGACCAACATGGCTGGCCGCGGTACCGACATCGTGCTGGGCGGCAACATCGAGAAGATGATCGAGGCCATCGAGAACGACGAAGGCCGCGACGAAGCCACGAAGAAGGCCGACATCGAACACGTCCGCGCTGAATGGAACAAGGACCACGAGTTCGTGAAGTCGCTCGGCGGCCTGCGCATCATCGCGACCGAACGCCACGAGTCGCGCCGCATCGACAACCAGCTGCGCGGCCGTTCGGGCCGCCAGGGCGACCCGGGCTCTTCGCGCTTCTACCTGAGCCTGGACGATCCGCTGATGCGCATCTTCGCGGGCGACCGCGTGAAGGCGATCATGGACCGCCTGAAGATGCCCGACGGCGAAGCCATCGAAGCCGGCATCGTCACGCGCAGCATCGAGAGCGCGCAGCGCAAGGTCGAGGCGCGCAACTTCGACATTCGCAAGCAGCTGCTCGAATACGACGACGTGTCGAACGACCAGCGCAAGGTGATCTACCAGCAGCGCAACGACATCCTCGATGCGGGCGACCTCACGGCGCAGATCGCGGCGCTGCGCGAAGGCTGCTTCACCGACCTCGTGCGCCAGTACATCCCGAGCGAATCGGTCGAAGAGCAATGGGACCTGGACGGCCTCGAGAAGAGCCTCTTCAACGAGTGGGGCATCGACATGCCGCTCAAGAAGGAAGTCGAGGCCTCGGAAGCCATCGCCGACGAAGACATCGTCGAGAAGGTGCTGAAGAACGCCAATGAGACCTTCGACGCCAAGGTCGCACTGATCGGCCAGGAGAACTTCACCCAGTTCGAGCGCATGGTGCTGCTGCAGAGCATCGACACCCATTGGCGCGAACACCTGGCCTCGCTCGACTACCTGCGCCAGGGCATTCACCTGCGCGGCTATGCGCAGAAGCAGCCCAAGCAGGAATACAAGCGCGAAGCCTTCGAGCTCTTCGGCCAGTTGCTCGACTCGGTCAAGAACGAAGTCACGCGCCAGCTGATGACGGTGCGCGTGCAGTCGGGCGAGCAGCTCGAGGAAGCCGCCGAAGCGCTCGAAAGCCGCGGCGAGAACGTCGCCAACATCACCTACAGCGCGCCGACCGAAACCGGCGAAGTCGAGGTGCGTGTCGACGAGGAAAGCCAGCGCCGCCTGGCGGCCGCCGGTCTGGGCACGCTGAGCGCCGAAGCCCTGGCCTTCGCCCGCGTCGGCCGCAACGATCCGTGCCCTTGCGGCAGTGGCAAGAAGTACAAGCAGTGCCACGGCAAGCTGAACTGACGTCCGCAACACATTCACCGAGAGAAACCCCATGCCCGTGAACCTGTCTGCCCCTGATCCTGCCGCCTTGTTCGCGGTGCCCGGCGTTCGCATCGGCGTGGCCGAAGCGGGCGTGCGCAAGGCCAATCGCAAGGACCTGACCGTCGTGCTGATCGACGAAGGCTCGGCAGTCGGCGGGGTGTTCACCCAGAACCGTTTCTGCGCCGCGCCGGTGCAGGTCTGCCGCGACCACCTGGCCGCGAACTACGGCATCCGGGCGATGGTGATCAACACCGGCAATGCCAACGCCGGCACGGGCGAAGACGGGCTGATGCGCACGCGCTCCACCTGCATCGCGCTCGCGCGCAAGCTGGAGATCGCGCCCGAGCAGATCCTGCCGTTCTCCACCGGCGTGATCATGGAGCCGCTGCCCGTGGACCGCATCGAAGCGGGCCTGCCGGCCGCGCTGGCCGATGCCGACGCGAACCACTGGGCGCGCGCGGCCGAAGGCATCATGACCACCGACACGATTCCCAAGGCCTTCAGCCAGCAGGTTCAGATCGGCGGCGCCACTGTCACCATCACCGGCATCAGCAAGGGCGCCGGCATGATCCGCCCGAACATGGCGACCATGCTGGGCTTCATGGCCACCGACGCGAAGATCGATCCGTCGCTGATCCAGCCGCTGGCCAAGCTGCTGGCCGATGCCTCGTTCAATCGCGTGACCATCGACGGCGACACCTCGACCAACGACTCGTTCGTGGTCATTGCCACGCAGAAGGCGTCGCACGCGACCATCACGTCGCTCGATTCGGCCGACGGCAAGGCGCTTGTGGCCGCGATGCAGAACGTGGCCCGCCAACTGGCGCAGGCCATCGTGCGCGACGGCGAAGGCGCGACCAAGTTCATCACCATCCAGGTCGAAGGCGGCCGCGATGCCGCCGAGTGCAAGCAGGTGGCGTATGCCGTGGCGCATTCGCCGCTGGTCAAGACGGCCTTCTACGCCAGCGACCCGAATCTGGGCCGCATCCTGGCGGCCGTCGGCTATGCGGGCATCGCTGACCTCGACCAGACCGGCATCGACCTGTTCCTCGACGATGTGCACGTGGCCGTCAAGGGCGGACGCAACCCGTCGTACCGCGAAGAAGACGGCCAGCGCGTGATGAAGCAGAGCGAGATCACGGTGCGCATTGGCCTCGGCCGCGGCACGGCCAGCGAGACGGTGTGGACCTGCGACTTCAGCCACGAATATGTGACCATCAACGCCGACTACCGGTCATGAACGAGCAGTTCCAGAAGCTGATCGAGCGCGCCGAGCAGCTCATTTCCCGCATCGAATCTATCCTTCCGCAGCCGCTGGCCGCGCCCGCCGACTGGAACGCATCCATCGCCTGGCGCTACCGCCGCCGCAACTCGGGCCACGGTGTGCTTGAGCCAGTGAAGCACGTGGCCGCGATGGCGCTCGATTCGCTGAAGGAAATCGACGTCCAGAAGGAAAAGATCGCGCGCAACACGCAGCAGTTCGTCGAAGGCAAGCCGGCCAACAACGTGCTGCTGACGGGCGCGCGTGGCACGGGCAAGTCGTCGTTGATCCGTGCTTGCCTGCAGGCTTATGCGCCGCAGGGCCTGCGCCTGATCGAAGTGGACAAGGCCGAACTCGTCGACCTGCCCGACATCGTCGAAGTTGTGTCGCAGCGTCCCGAGAAATTCATCGTGTTCAGCGACGACCTGAGCTTCGACGAAGGCGAGCCGGGCTACAAGGCGCTGAAGTCGATCCTCGACGGGTCGATTGCGGCCTCGACGCCCAACGTGCTGATCTACGCGACCAGCAACCGGCGCCACCTGCTGCCCGAGTACATGAAGGAAAACCTCACGTACACCCACACCGACGATGGCGAAGTCCATCCCGGCGAGGTGATCGAGGAAAAGATCTCGCTGTCGGAGCGCTTCGGCCTCTGGGTGAGCTTCTATCCCTTCAGCCAGAACGAGTACCTGACGATCGTGGGGCAGTGGCTCTCGTCGTTCGGCGTGGACGACGCAGCCATCGCGGCGGCGCGGCCCGAGGCGCTCGTGTGGGCGCTGGAGCGCGGTTCGCGCAGCGGCCGCGTGGCCTACCAGTTCGCGCGCGACTACGCGGGCCGGAGCGCCGCGTGAGCGAGCCTCGCAAGCACACGGAAGTCGCGGTCGGCGTGCTGATTCGCCTGTCCGACGACGCGCTGCTGCTCTCGAGCCGGCCCGAAGGCAAGGCCTATGCGGGCTTCTGGGAGTTTCCCGGCGGCAAGATCGAGGCGGGCGAGACGGTCGAAGAGGCACTGCGGCGCGAGCTGCAGGAGGAACTCGGCATCACCATCGACGGCGCCGAAGTCTGGAAGATCACGGAGCATGACTACCCGCATGCGCTGGTGCGCCTGCACTGGTGCAAGGTGACGGCCTGGAGCGGCGAGTTCGAGATGCGCGAAGGCCAGCAGATGGCCTGGCAACAGCTGCCGCTGGACGTGACGCCGGTACTCCCGGGCGCGTTTCCGGTGCTGCAATGGCTGTCGGAAGAGCGCGGCCTGCCGTTCGTGCCGCCTCCGGTCGTCGCGCCTGTTGCGCCGGCCAACTGACTGATTGATGCATCCCAAGTACCGTCCGGACATCGATGGGCTGCGCGCGATCGCGGTCGGGTCCGTGCTGGTGTATCACGCCTTCCCTACGGCGCTGATGGGCGGCTTCGTCGGGGTCGACATCTTCTTCGTGATCTCGGGCTTCCTGATCACGACCATCATTCTCCAGAGCCTCGCGGCGGGTGACTTCAGCTACCGCGACTTCTACGCACGGCGCATCCGGCGGATCTTTCCGGCGCTGATCGTGGTGCTGCTGGCGACGCTGTGCGCCGGCTGGTATCTGTTGCTGTCCGACGAGTTCGCCGAGCTCGGCAAGCAGACCGTGGGCGGCGCGGCGTTCGTCGCCAACCTGGTGTTCTGGGGCGAGTCGGGGTACTTCGACACCGCAGCCGAAACCAAGCCACTGCTGCACTTGTGGTCGCTGGGCATCGAGGAGCAGTTCTACATTTTCTGGCCGCTGCTGCTGGGGCTCGCATGGCGCAAGCGCTGGCCGATCGTGCGCGTGGTGCTGGTGGTCGCGGTGGTCTCGTTCCTGGTGAACGTGACGACGGTGCATCCGTTGCCGGCGGCGTCGTTCTACTCGCCGGCCTCCCGTTTCTGGGAGTTGATGGTGGGCGGCATCCTGGCCTGCATGCGGCTGAAGCCGCCGGCGCCGAGCGCGTGGCGCAGCCATTTGCAGTCGGTGCTGGGCGTCGGGTTGATCGTGCTCGGGCTGGTGATGATCCGCAGCAACAAGGCGTTCCCTGGCTGGTGGGCGCTGCTGCCCACGCTGGGCGCGGTGAGCTGCATCGCCGCGGGGCCGAACGGCGTGCTGAACAAGTACCTGCTGTCGAACCGGGTGATGGTGTGGCTCGGGCTCATCAGCTATCCGCTGTACCTGTGGCACTGGCCGCTGCTTGCGTTCGTGCGCATCGTGGAGGCCGACCCGCTGCATCCGTCGCCGGTCTACCGCGCAGGCGCGATGGTGGCCAGCGTGCTGCTCGCGTGGGCCACGTACCGCTTTGTCGAGCGCTATGCGAGAAACCGCCCCGGCGCGGGCACGCTCAAGGCACTGGGCGCGGGGATGGTGCTGCTGGCCGCCGCAGGCACGGCGATCTTCTTCGGCGTGCCCGAGCCGCGCAACAACAGCGCCCAACTGCAGATCGTCGCCAACGCCGGACTGGATGCCGACTACTACCAGGGCTTCAAGCTCGACATGATCGGCGACCAGCTGGTCTACAAGGTTGGCGGTGGGCCCAAGCGGGTGCTGTTCCTGGGCGACAGCCACGTGCAGCAGTACGCGCCGCGCGTGATGGAACTGGCCCGCACGCTGTCGATGGAAGACAAGTCGGCCTGGTTCGTGACCCAGGGCGCGTGTCCGGCGGTGCCGGGGGTCTTTGCGGACAAGAACATCGGATGCGCCGAGCGGCGCACTGCATTGCTGGCCTATGCACTGAGCCCCGAGGTCGATTCGGTGGTCATCGGCGGTTGCTGGAACTGCTACTTCGTCGGCCACGGCGCCCTGGAGTACTACTACCGCGGCGCGGACAACGTGGTCCACCCGTTCCAGGGCGGCGACGGCATCGAACGCTCGCTGGCCTCGCTGGAGGTCACGCTGCGCGAGCTGGCACGCCACAAGAAGGTCTTCCTGCTGCTCGACAACCCCGGTGGCCCGGAGTTCACGCCGAAGCGCCTGATCGAGGGCAGCCGCCTGACGCACATGGAGGCTTCGGTCTCGACGCCGACGACGCCGCTGCCGGCCGACCAGAAGCAGCTCAATGACCGGTTGCGCGCGATCGCGCAGGCGAGCGGAGCCGAGGCCATCGATGCGATGGCGGTGCTGTGCAAGGACGACCAGTGCATCCGTACGATGCCCGACGGTTCGCCCGCCTACAAGGACGCCGACCACCTGCGCCCGCGCTACACCCGGGAAGAGGCGAGCTACTTCGACCGCACGGTGCGCGCCGTGCAACAGCCGTCGCGCTGAGCGAGGCTGAGCGAACGATGCATCCCAAGTA
This is a stretch of genomic DNA from Variovorax paradoxus. It encodes these proteins:
- the secA gene encoding preprotein translocase subunit SecA, which codes for MATNFLTQIFGSRNDRLLKQYRKTVERINALEPEFEKLSDDALRAKTQEFKDRVTKGESLDDLLPEAFATVREGSKRVMKMRHFDVQLLGGMALHNGKISEMRTGEGKTLTATLPVYLNALSGQGVHVVTVNDYLANRDATWMGRLYNFLGLSVGINLPQMPREEKQAAYRSDITYGTNNEYGFDYLRDNMVYEPGDRVQRGLNYAIVDEVDSILIDEARTPLIISGQAEDHTDLYLAINKVVPLLKKQEGEADPRTGEGVTVPGDFTVDEKTHQVFLTEDGHENAERILGEFKLLPEGASLYDPANITLMHHLNAALRARHLYHRDQHYVVQQGEVVIVDEFTGRLMTGRRWSDGLHQAVEAKEGVEIQAENQTLASITFQNYFRLYGKLAGMTGTADTEAYEFQEIYGLETTIIPPNRISKREDQLDRVYKTTREKYEAAIQDIRECYERGQPVLVGTSSIENSEIIDALLTKADLPHQVLNAKQHAREADIVAQAGRTKMITIATNMAGRGTDIVLGGNIEKMIEAIENDEGRDEATKKADIEHVRAEWNKDHEFVKSLGGLRIIATERHESRRIDNQLRGRSGRQGDPGSSRFYLSLDDPLMRIFAGDRVKAIMDRLKMPDGEAIEAGIVTRSIESAQRKVEARNFDIRKQLLEYDDVSNDQRKVIYQQRNDILDAGDLTAQIAALREGCFTDLVRQYIPSESVEEQWDLDGLEKSLFNEWGIDMPLKKEVEASEAIADEDIVEKVLKNANETFDAKVALIGQENFTQFERMVLLQSIDTHWREHLASLDYLRQGIHLRGYAQKQPKQEYKREAFELFGQLLDSVKNEVTRQLMTVRVQSGEQLEEAAEALESRGENVANITYSAPTETGEVEVRVDEESQRRLAAAGLGTLSAEALAFARVGRNDPCPCGSGKKYKQCHGKLN
- the argJ gene encoding bifunctional glutamate N-acetyltransferase/amino-acid acetyltransferase ArgJ, yielding MPVNLSAPDPAALFAVPGVRIGVAEAGVRKANRKDLTVVLIDEGSAVGGVFTQNRFCAAPVQVCRDHLAANYGIRAMVINTGNANAGTGEDGLMRTRSTCIALARKLEIAPEQILPFSTGVIMEPLPVDRIEAGLPAALADADANHWARAAEGIMTTDTIPKAFSQQVQIGGATVTITGISKGAGMIRPNMATMLGFMATDAKIDPSLIQPLAKLLADASFNRVTIDGDTSTNDSFVVIATQKASHATITSLDSADGKALVAAMQNVARQLAQAIVRDGEGATKFITIQVEGGRDAAECKQVAYAVAHSPLVKTAFYASDPNLGRILAAVGYAGIADLDQTGIDLFLDDVHVAVKGGRNPSYREEDGQRVMKQSEITVRIGLGRGTASETVWTCDFSHEYVTINADYRS
- a CDS encoding ATP-binding protein, which produces MNEQFQKLIERAEQLISRIESILPQPLAAPADWNASIAWRYRRRNSGHGVLEPVKHVAAMALDSLKEIDVQKEKIARNTQQFVEGKPANNVLLTGARGTGKSSLIRACLQAYAPQGLRLIEVDKAELVDLPDIVEVVSQRPEKFIVFSDDLSFDEGEPGYKALKSILDGSIAASTPNVLIYATSNRRHLLPEYMKENLTYTHTDDGEVHPGEVIEEKISLSERFGLWVSFYPFSQNEYLTIVGQWLSSFGVDDAAIAAARPEALVWALERGSRSGRVAYQFARDYAGRSAA
- a CDS encoding NUDIX domain-containing protein; this encodes MSEPRKHTEVAVGVLIRLSDDALLLSSRPEGKAYAGFWEFPGGKIEAGETVEEALRRELQEELGITIDGAEVWKITEHDYPHALVRLHWCKVTAWSGEFEMREGQQMAWQQLPLDVTPVLPGAFPVLQWLSEERGLPFVPPPVVAPVAPAN
- a CDS encoding acyltransferase family protein, coding for MHPKYRPDIDGLRAIAVGSVLVYHAFPTALMGGFVGVDIFFVISGFLITTIILQSLAAGDFSYRDFYARRIRRIFPALIVVLLATLCAGWYLLLSDEFAELGKQTVGGAAFVANLVFWGESGYFDTAAETKPLLHLWSLGIEEQFYIFWPLLLGLAWRKRWPIVRVVLVVAVVSFLVNVTTVHPLPAASFYSPASRFWELMVGGILACMRLKPPAPSAWRSHLQSVLGVGLIVLGLVMIRSNKAFPGWWALLPTLGAVSCIAAGPNGVLNKYLLSNRVMVWLGLISYPLYLWHWPLLAFVRIVEADPLHPSPVYRAGAMVASVLLAWATYRFVERYARNRPGAGTLKALGAGMVLLAAAGTAIFFGVPEPRNNSAQLQIVANAGLDADYYQGFKLDMIGDQLVYKVGGGPKRVLFLGDSHVQQYAPRVMELARTLSMEDKSAWFVTQGACPAVPGVFADKNIGCAERRTALLAYALSPEVDSVVIGGCWNCYFVGHGALEYYYRGADNVVHPFQGGDGIERSLASLEVTLRELARHKKVFLLLDNPGGPEFTPKRLIEGSRLTHMEASVSTPTTPLPADQKQLNDRLRAIAQASGAEAIDAMAVLCKDDQCIRTMPDGSPAYKDADHLRPRYTREEASYFDRTVRAVQQPSR